Within the Echinicola sp. 20G genome, the region AAGAACCAGGCCCCCGAAATGAAGAACGTTCCTAAGGAACCCAAGAAAGGAAAAGGGGCGAGGGTTTGATATTCTGGATTAATGGGGCTGATATATCAGCCCCATTTTTGATCTTGTTTTAGTTTTTTCGACTAGCGTTAAATAAAGCTAATTTAGATCATGGATGGTAGGATGTCAATTTAGTCTTGGCTAAACAACCTTACTTCTTCATCGTATAATAAAAAAAATCATTATTTTTGATTTATGCGGATGGAAGTACAAATAGCTGGGCACATTGAAGAATTCAAATCCATATGTAAAGAACATAAGGTTGAACATCTTTATGCTTTTGGCTCATCGGTTTCTGACAGGTTCGATGAGAGAACAAGTGATATTGATTTATTGGTGGAATTAAGCACTTCCGACCCCTTGGAAAAAGGTGAACTTCTTCTTTCCCTATGGGATACACTGGAAGGATTTTTTGATCGAAAAGTGGATCTGCTTACCGAGCAATCCATAAAAAACCCAATCTTGAGAAAATCAATAGAACAATCCAAGCAGTTAATTTATGACCGAACAGGCGAAAAAGTATTTGTCTGATATATCCTTGGCAATTGATAAGATCGATCAATTCATGGTGGGGATAGATAGTTTTTATGATTATGAAGCTGATCTGAAAACCCAAAGTGCCATTGAACGGCAACTATCAATTATTGGAGAAGCAATTAACCATCTTAGAAAAACAGGAGTCCGATTGGAACATGACCATCAAATGGTTGGTTTTAGAAATAGATTGGTCCATGCATATGATAGTATTGATAATACTATTATTTGGGCAATCATTAAACGGCATATCCCCAAATTAAAGGATGATCTTAGCAAGCTTTTATAGGGTTTTGATGGTTAGCATTGATTGCCAACCTAGTAGTTGTATTTAGATATTCTTTAGTTATTCCTTTCAATCAAGTTGATCATCTTATTTCGTACAATTTAAATTGTTTGATTATTTATTCATTAATCATGTTACAATTTAGCTTTTTGGGCTGCTGAAGCGGCCATGAGCTTACGGCATAAACACTTTTCTGCCCACCAGGCCCTCCTTTATTCCGTTGCCACTTGGCGTTGATTGCCCTCAAGCTAGGGTGGTACCATAATTAATTTCTAACCATTAAAACGAAATGTTATGGATTCCCACAAAAACTTTGCTTTCCATGCCGTTGCTAAAATGATGCTTAACTACATATATGACTCCAGTTTAGAAACTTTGTATTGCCTTTGATGTTTGAGGAGGTTTTTTAAATAAAAAGACATTTAAATTTTAATTGGTTATTTCCATTGATCATACATTATCTTTAGTTAAGCTTGGTTTAAAATCATTTTGTATATCTATGTCTGTTTTTTTGTAAATAGAAATAAAGGTAGGTCGAATTAAATTGAAATATGTTAGGCATCTTAATTATTAAACCTAATTTAGATAAGCAATGGGAAGAAGTGTTTGAAATATTGACAAACCAATTAATACCCAACTGAGAAACCTTTACATAATTCACTCCTCTAACCCCAAAGGATTTTCTTAAACTATGAAAAGAAGACCCAGTACAATAACCGATATAGCTAAAGCATTGAATGTTTCCGCCTCTACAGTTTCAAGGGCATTGCATGACAGCCCTTCTATAAGCAGAGAAACTAAAGATGCTGTAATGGAACTGGCCAAAGAAATGAATTACCAACCAAATATGCTTGCGGTAAGTTTATTGAATAAAAAGACCAAGACCATAGGCGTAATTGTTCCTGAAATTACCAGTTATTTTTTTGCCACCGTGGTAAGTGGGGTACAGGATATGGTAGAGGAAGCCGGTTTTAAATTGATAATCTGCCAATCCAACGAATCCTATGAGGAAGAAAAAAAATTGATTGAAACGTTGTCTTTAGGGAGGGTGGATGGGTTTTTAATTTCACCTTCATCCAAAACTACAGATTTCACCCATTTGGATAAATTAAGATCTTCTGGCACCCCAATTGTTGTATTTGATAGGGATTGTACTGACTTTGAAGCAGACAAGGTTCTGGTGGACGATTATGATGGGGCTTTTCAGGCAGTGGAATATTTGATCAAGACGAAATGCAGGAGAATAGCTCATATTTCCGGGCCACAAAATTTAACTACATGTCAACATAGGAAAAAAGGCTACTTGGATGCTTTGTGCAAGTATGGTATGGACGTTGAAAGTCATCTTATGGTAGAAGTGGATGGATTTACATCAGAAGATGGTGAATATCCTACCAAAAGACTGCTTGACCTGAAAAACATTCCGGATGCGATTTTTGCCATTAATGATGCCGTTGCCATAGGTGCTATGGCCATTATACGTGAAAGGGGCTTGAGAATTCCTGAAGATGTTTCGGTAGTGGGGTTTGATGATGAACCATACAGTAAATATTTCTATCCTTCGTTAACTTCTGTTTGGCAGCCTGTATATGATTTGGGAATGCTTTCTGCCAAAATATTGATGAACCATATTTCCAATGACCAAGATGATTATGAATACAGATATGAATTGTTAAAGCCCGAATTGATGATCCGCAATTCGTCCAGGCCAATACTAAAATCACAATAGAATAAAATTGTAGGTTATTGATCCCAGTATCCAAACTCGGACTTGCGCTTGTATAAGGTTGTTAGTCGATTTAAAATTAATCCTTTAAAATCGTTCCAAGATTTTTTCATTTGATAATCCATCCAATTATTGGGCTAGATACTTTGTATATCGTTAATGGTTTTAATAAATAGAAACAAAGATTTAAAAATTTGAATGATTTTAATATAAAATATGAAATATCAGCTTGTTACAGGTGATATATATGTGTTTTGTTATTTTTGTTTTTTATAAAATAAAATTTTGTTTACGCAAACCTTTGCGTAAGGATATTGAAAGGAAATCTTTTTTTTTAACCTAAATAATTGGAGTATTGGGAAAACGATAACCCGATAACCATGAAATCAACCCCAATGAAATTGTTTAATGACTGCTATGGAAAATATGGCATTGCAGCTATTAATGTTTTTACCATGGAACAGGTTTTGGGTGTTTTCAAGGCAGCATCTATTGGTAAATCTCCTGTCATATTGCAGACTACTCCTGTGGCCAGGGATTATTCAAATCCTCTTTTGATGAAAGGCATGATTTCCGCAGCCGAAAAGGTCTTTCCCGATGTCGTTTTTGCCGTTCATCTGGATCATGGAAACGAAACACATATAAATGCAGCATTGAAGGAAGAAATGTACAATTCTGTTATGATAGACGCCTCACATGAAGATTTTGACCAGAATGTTAGCAGAACAAAAAAAATAGTAGAATCCGCGCACTCACAAGATGTTTTTGTAGAAGCTGAATTGGGGA harbors:
- a CDS encoding DUF86 domain-containing protein, yielding MTEQAKKYLSDISLAIDKIDQFMVGIDSFYDYEADLKTQSAIERQLSIIGEAINHLRKTGVRLEHDHQMVGFRNRLVHAYDSIDNTIIWAIIKRHIPKLKDDLSKLL
- a CDS encoding LacI family DNA-binding transcriptional regulator; protein product: MKRRPSTITDIAKALNVSASTVSRALHDSPSISRETKDAVMELAKEMNYQPNMLAVSLLNKKTKTIGVIVPEITSYFFATVVSGVQDMVEEAGFKLIICQSNESYEEEKKLIETLSLGRVDGFLISPSSKTTDFTHLDKLRSSGTPIVVFDRDCTDFEADKVLVDDYDGAFQAVEYLIKTKCRRIAHISGPQNLTTCQHRKKGYLDALCKYGMDVESHLMVEVDGFTSEDGEYPTKRLLDLKNIPDAIFAINDAVAIGAMAIIRERGLRIPEDVSVVGFDDEPYSKYFYPSLTSVWQPVYDLGMLSAKILMNHISNDQDDYEYRYELLKPELMIRNSSRPILKSQ
- a CDS encoding nucleotidyltransferase family protein, with the translated sequence MRMEVQIAGHIEEFKSICKEHKVEHLYAFGSSVSDRFDERTSDIDLLVELSTSDPLEKGELLLSLWDTLEGFFDRKVDLLTEQSIKNPILRKSIEQSKQLIYDRTGEKVFV